One window of Sphingobacteriales bacterium genomic DNA carries:
- a CDS encoding carboxypeptidase M32 has translation MDLYQAYIAQMHKIADVNHTLALMGWDQEVHLPEKAAGMRARQIATLAGIAHDLSVSDELGNLVNRLSEDESLSFEESRNIAETKKQFERKQKLPTSFVMKLTGAVSRAYQAWNKARHAKDGEGDFTEFAPALEHLVALKREEAEYIGYSDHPYDALLDEFEPGEKTADVTILFADVRRQLVDFVKEIHHQEQVADQWMFLHYDKDKQWHFGLEILEKMGYDFKAGRQDISAHPFTTSFGMNDVRVTTRINENDLHEMIWGCIHEGGHALYEQGLLPQNYGLPSGSYVSLGIHESQSRLWENNVGRSLHYWKANYPRLQEFFPKQLGNVPLLAFYKSMNKVSPSLIRTNADELTYHTHILVRFEIEKALIEGTVEVKDLRELWNAKYKEYLEIEVPNDRKGVLQDIHWSHGSFGYFPTYSLGSFYAAQFFHYAAKDLPDLHQQIEQGNLQPLLQWLRTNIHQHGQIFPAEELCKRITGEKLNFKYFMDYARRKYSFIYGL, from the coding sequence ATGGATTTGTATCAAGCCTATATTGCACAGATGCACAAAATAGCCGATGTTAATCATACATTGGCATTAATGGGATGGGATCAGGAAGTTCACCTTCCCGAAAAAGCAGCCGGAATGCGAGCCAGACAAATAGCTACTTTGGCGGGCATCGCTCATGACCTGTCTGTTTCGGACGAATTGGGCAATTTAGTGAACCGCTTGTCAGAAGATGAAAGCCTTTCATTCGAAGAAAGCAGAAATATTGCCGAAACAAAAAAGCAATTTGAACGCAAGCAGAAATTACCTACTTCATTTGTAATGAAATTGACAGGTGCGGTTTCACGCGCCTATCAGGCTTGGAACAAAGCCAGACATGCAAAAGACGGAGAGGGTGATTTTACCGAATTTGCTCCTGCTTTGGAACATTTGGTTGCTTTAAAGCGGGAAGAAGCCGAATACATCGGTTATTCAGACCACCCATACGATGCGTTACTCGATGAATTTGAACCCGGGGAAAAAACAGCCGATGTAACCATTCTGTTTGCAGATGTGCGCAGGCAATTGGTGGATTTTGTCAAGGAAATTCATCATCAGGAACAGGTAGCAGACCAATGGATGTTTTTGCATTACGATAAAGACAAACAATGGCATTTCGGTTTGGAGATTCTGGAAAAAATGGGGTATGATTTTAAGGCCGGAAGACAGGATATTTCGGCTCATCCATTTACCACGAGTTTTGGGATGAATGATGTAAGAGTTACCACACGCATCAACGAAAACGACCTGCACGAAATGATTTGGGGCTGTATTCACGAAGGCGGCCACGCGCTTTATGAACAGGGACTATTGCCCCAAAACTACGGGCTTCCTTCAGGCTCTTATGTTTCGTTGGGTATTCACGAATCTCAGTCCCGTTTATGGGAAAATAATGTCGGCCGGTCTTTACACTACTGGAAAGCCAACTACCCGAGATTGCAGGAATTTTTCCCCAAACAATTGGGCAATGTGCCTCTGCTTGCATTTTACAAATCCATGAACAAAGTCAGCCCTTCGCTCATTCGTACCAACGCAGATGAGCTTACCTACCATACCCATATTTTAGTGCGCTTCGAAATTGAAAAAGCACTCATAGAAGGCACTGTTGAGGTAAAAGACCTGCGCGAATTATGGAATGCCAAATACAAAGAATATCTGGAAATTGAGGTGCCAAATGACCGTAAAGGTGTTTTGCAGGACATTCACTGGTCTCATGGCAGCTTTGGCTATTTTCCAACCTATTCCCTTGGCAGTTTTTATGCAGCACAGTTTTTTCATTATGCCGCCAAAGACCTTCCTGACCTCCACCAGCAAATTGAACAGGGCAATCTTCAACCTTTGTTGCAATGGTTGCGAACCAACATTCACCAACATGGGCAGATTTTCCCGGCAGAAGAACTCTGTAAACGCATCACCGGAGAAAAACTCAATTTCAAGTATTTCATGGACTATGCACGGCGTAAGTATAGTTTTATTTACGGGTTGTGA
- a CDS encoding tetratricopeptide repeat protein: protein MPGQNPSTSPPSSKSGTVKIFLALMSVLALLFLFANRQNLFQTGKESNSTGIQQQKEPIIHDPNPEATQASNQRQALNQKGSQLLEAGKFDEAIATFTELVKTKENDAAAYHNLGIAYSKKGDYPSAIREFTKAIEIDPKFETALYSLAITYEENNNRTKALETFNRLLQINPAEKRALLRVGVIYDAQNKFDEAIQAYQKAVAADPNYYIAWFNMGNTYLQQKLYDKAIGSYENAIKAKPDYANPYVNMAHCYMSKGNNAKAQELFKKAVQLDPSLKAMPLK from the coding sequence ATGCCCGGACAAAACCCATCCACTTCTCCTCCATCATCCAAATCCGGAACGGTAAAAATTTTTCTTGCCTTAATGTCTGTTTTGGCACTGTTGTTTTTATTTGCAAATCGTCAAAACCTTTTCCAAACCGGTAAGGAAAGCAATTCAACAGGAATCCAACAGCAAAAAGAGCCGATTATTCACGACCCAAATCCCGAAGCCACACAGGCATCCAACCAAAGACAAGCCTTGAATCAGAAAGGCTCTCAGCTTTTAGAGGCCGGGAAATTTGACGAAGCAATCGCCACATTTACCGAGTTGGTGAAAACCAAGGAAAATGATGCGGCGGCGTACCATAATTTAGGCATAGCTTATTCCAAAAAGGGGGATTACCCCAGCGCTATCCGGGAGTTTACCAAAGCCATAGAAATTGACCCAAAGTTTGAAACAGCCTTATACAGCCTTGCTATTACCTATGAAGAAAACAACAACCGAACAAAAGCGTTGGAAACCTTTAACCGACTCCTGCAAATTAACCCTGCCGAAAAGCGAGCCTTGCTCAGGGTTGGGGTAATTTACGATGCTCAAAACAAATTTGACGAAGCCATTCAGGCATATCAAAAAGCTGTTGCAGCAGACCCGAACTATTATATCGCATGGTTCAATATGGGCAACACTTACCTACAGCAAAAACTATACGATAAGGCAATTGGCAGCTATGAAAATGCCATCAAAGCAAAACCTGATTACGCCAACCCTTACGTCAATATGGCGCATTGCTATATGAGCAAAGGCAATAATGCCAAAGCACAGGAACTGTTCAAAAAGGCGGTTCAGTTAGACCCCTCCCTGAAAGCAATGCCCCTGAAATAG
- a CDS encoding ATP-binding protein has product MGRIKIQNFGPVKDGLADKDGWIDFKKVTVFIGDQGSGKSTVAKLYSTLCWIEKAMVRGQIKPDELSLYNRFLKQLKYQRIDNYIKSNTLLEYEGKFYHFHFHDSFFFAEKASGNGYLHPKIMYVPAERNFLSVVERPDKLKNLPSPLFTFLDEYDQARIFYSKGIALPIGNTRFEYDVLNKMAHITGGNYKLRLSEASSGFQSTVPLFLVTKFLTESLHRENDNSITTESIEEQRRLAKEIEKIINDTALSEEIKRETLRQLSARYKPSCFVNIVEEPEQNLFPGSQQKLLHSLMEYNNKHEGNKLILTTHSAYIINYLTLAVKAEMVKTSVKSEEAARKLNEIVPLQSTVKPDDLAIYQMNEEDGSIHILPDYKGLPSDENYLNLDMEHSNELFAQLQEIEKGWR; this is encoded by the coding sequence ATGGGCAGAATAAAAATACAAAACTTTGGCCCTGTCAAAGATGGCTTAGCCGATAAGGACGGATGGATAGACTTTAAAAAAGTAACCGTATTCATCGGCGATCAGGGCAGCGGTAAAAGCACGGTGGCCAAACTTTATTCAACACTATGCTGGATAGAAAAAGCGATGGTTCGGGGCCAGATTAAGCCTGATGAACTAAGTCTATATAACCGTTTTTTAAAACAATTAAAATATCAGCGAATTGATAACTATATCAAAAGTAACACGCTGCTTGAATATGAAGGCAAATTCTATCACTTTCATTTTCATGACAGTTTTTTCTTTGCAGAAAAAGCAAGCGGAAACGGGTATTTGCATCCTAAAATAATGTATGTGCCGGCAGAGCGAAATTTCCTCAGCGTAGTTGAGCGTCCCGACAAACTGAAAAATTTACCAAGCCCGTTGTTTACTTTTTTGGATGAATATGATCAAGCAAGAATCTTTTATTCAAAAGGAATTGCACTTCCGATAGGCAATACCAGATTTGAGTATGATGTCCTCAACAAAATGGCCCATATTACCGGAGGAAATTACAAACTGCGGTTATCTGAGGCTTCCAGTGGATTTCAATCTACTGTACCGTTGTTTTTGGTAACAAAATTTTTAACCGAATCTCTTCATCGGGAAAACGACAATTCCATAACGACCGAGTCGATTGAAGAACAGCGCAGATTAGCAAAAGAAATTGAAAAAATCATCAACGATACTGCTTTGAGCGAGGAAATAAAGCGGGAAACATTGAGACAATTATCCGCAAGATACAAACCCTCCTGCTTTGTGAATATAGTTGAAGAACCGGAACAAAATCTGTTTCCGGGTTCACAACAGAAATTGCTCCACAGTTTGATGGAGTACAATAATAAACATGAAGGGAACAAACTAATTCTCACAACACACAGCGCATATATCATAAACTATCTGACCCTTGCCGTAAAAGCTGAAATGGTGAAAACTTCAGTAAAATCTGAGGAAGCTGCCAGAAAACTGAATGAGATTGTGCCTTTACAATCCACCGTAAAACCTGATGACCTGGCGATTTATCAAATGAATGAAGAAGACGGCAGCATCCATATATTGCCGGATTACAAAGGATTGCCTTCTGATGAGAATTATCTTAATCTGGATATGGAACATTCAAACGAATTATTTGCACAACTACAGGAAATTGAAAAAGGATGGCGGTAA
- a CDS encoding DUF4433 domain-containing protein encodes MKIFDWIIGYFNKVRSYFRKNKQEQAVRDPIIETGRTSQEEIPSINEEIVKQEEPLTEVEISKLAEIQTATELQRLIAPPIKIRKRIFDLVEIEQEVTALNKKLIKVQIKQNQIEPVRFPQTYKTEKDIEELERILQKYDNKQNLTLSISAIDKLKSRFGQFDKFLQDRILTKIYRIREEKRRKEEETKKQQVKELIGRIENLINHGNLQEAQDQISKAAISITGLRNPDQKKSFREKLEVLKAEFRDRQIREEAKRQAKELKKQQKEAERKRSAEEDKREEERKRREQVDITRKQQEGDKKKKEEDKKQALQRLLDKKSDWQDFAKVLKNNGITTLYHFTDRVNISSIKETGGLYSWNYLDRENIDVARPGSGAEARWAARQFGLSDFISLSFVSDPPMKHVALKEGRISNPVTLKISTEVCYFIHTNFSTMNAADNRSRKGSTIADLRQCRFDLFNRHYSALQGDEKKYYQAEVLVKTWIPIQFITNINQF; translated from the coding sequence ATGAAGATATTTGATTGGATTATAGGATATTTCAATAAAGTTCGTTCCTATTTTCGTAAGAATAAACAGGAACAGGCTGTTCGTGACCCAATAATAGAAACGGGAAGAACAAGCCAAGAAGAAATCCCATCTATTAACGAAGAAATAGTAAAGCAAGAAGAACCACTTACCGAAGTCGAAATTTCAAAACTTGCCGAAATCCAAACAGCAACAGAGTTGCAAAGGCTGATTGCGCCACCAATAAAAATTCGCAAAAGGATTTTTGACCTCGTTGAAATTGAGCAAGAGGTTACAGCCTTGAATAAAAAATTGATTAAAGTTCAAATAAAACAAAATCAGATTGAGCCTGTCCGTTTTCCACAAACCTACAAGACTGAAAAAGATATTGAGGAGTTAGAGCGTATTTTGCAGAAGTATGACAACAAGCAAAATCTTACGCTTTCAATTTCGGCGATTGACAAACTCAAAAGCAGGTTTGGGCAGTTTGATAAATTTTTACAGGATAGAATACTCACTAAAATATATCGAATAAGAGAAGAAAAGAGGAGGAAGGAAGAAGAAACTAAAAAACAGCAGGTTAAAGAATTGATTGGGCGTATTGAAAACCTAATCAATCATGGCAATTTACAGGAAGCGCAAGACCAAATTTCAAAAGCAGCGATAAGCATAACAGGTTTACGAAACCCCGACCAAAAAAAGAGTTTTCGAGAAAAGTTAGAAGTACTAAAAGCAGAGTTCAGAGATAGGCAAATTCGGGAAGAGGCGAAACGCCAAGCGAAAGAACTTAAAAAGCAACAGAAGGAAGCCGAGCGTAAGAGGTCGGCAGAAGAAGACAAACGTGAAGAAGAAAGGAAACGGAGGGAGCAAGTGGATATTACACGTAAACAACAAGAAGGAGACAAAAAGAAAAAAGAAGAAGATAAAAAACAAGCATTACAAAGACTTCTTGACAAAAAATCTGATTGGCAAGACTTCGCTAAAGTTTTGAAAAATAATGGAATAACTACATTGTATCATTTTACTGATAGGGTGAATATTAGCTCGATTAAAGAAACAGGCGGACTTTATTCATGGAATTATTTAGACAGAGAAAATATCGATGTTGCTCGCCCCGGAAGCGGTGCAGAAGCAAGGTGGGCGGCAAGGCAATTTGGGTTATCTGATTTTATCAGTTTAAGTTTTGTTTCAGACCCCCCCATGAAGCATGTAGCCTTAAAGGAAGGCAGGATTTCAAATCCTGTAACGCTGAAAATTTCAACAGAAGTTTGTTATTTTATTCATACCAATTTTTCAACAATGAACGCAGCTGATAACAGGAGCAGAAAAGGAAGTACAATTGCAGATTTGCGACAGTGCAGGTTTGATTTGTTTAATAGGCATTATTCTGCTTTACAAGGAGATGAAAAAAAATATTATCAAGCCGAAGTTTTAGTAAAAACTTGGATACCAATTCAGTTCATCACTAACATCAATCAATTTTGA
- a CDS encoding GNAT family N-acetyltransferase: protein MNQYFTITVNPEIKLRPVELVYAKSIFELVDKNRAFLGNWLPWIQYNTSQSHTEKFIKNALSKRNKLEMAVYTIWYNNRLAGMIDLQSIDTINSKSYIGYWLGKEFTRQGIMTLACSGLINIAFDFYNLNRITIRCATGNTKSCAIPERLGFTLEGIERQSEWLNGRFVDLKVFSMLKTEWVNRINQPV, encoded by the coding sequence ATGAATCAATATTTTACCATTACAGTAAATCCGGAAATCAAACTGCGCCCGGTTGAATTAGTTTATGCCAAATCAATTTTTGAATTAGTGGATAAAAACAGAGCATTTTTAGGTAATTGGTTGCCCTGGATTCAATACAACACTTCACAATCGCATACTGAAAAGTTTATCAAAAACGCTTTGAGCAAGCGAAATAAATTAGAAATGGCGGTTTATACCATTTGGTACAATAACCGTTTAGCCGGAATGATTGACCTGCAAAGCATTGACACCATCAACAGCAAGTCTTATATAGGTTATTGGCTTGGCAAGGAATTTACGCGTCAGGGCATCATGACCCTCGCCTGTTCCGGTTTAATCAATATTGCTTTTGATTTTTACAACCTAAACCGGATAACCATCCGTTGTGCTACCGGAAACACCAAGAGTTGTGCAATTCCCGAAAGATTGGGTTTTACCTTAGAAGGCATAGAACGGCAAAGTGAATGGCTGAACGGGAGGTTTGTAGATTTAAAAGTATTTAGCATGTTGAAAACAGAGTGGGTGAACAGGATAAATCAACCGGTTTAA
- the pruA gene encoding L-glutamate gamma-semialdehyde dehydrogenase — protein sequence MLKGFFSVPVPQNEPVLSYAPGTPHRAALKKALKEAKSKEADIPMYINGKEVRTGHRIAIHPPHEISHTLGFYHKGNADHVGQAIQAALNAKESWENLPWEDRAAVFLKAADLLAGPYRYKINAATMLGQSKNAFQAEIDSSCELIDFLRFNVYYMSQIYSNQPASSPGVWNRMEYRALEGFVLAITPFNFTAIAGNLPSSAALMGNTVVWKPAETQIFSAQVIMEVFKMAGLPDGVINLIYTDGPTVGNVVFAHPDFTGIHFTGSTGTFQFMWKTIGQNIATYKTYPRIVGETGGKDFVMAHPSANAEQVATALVRGAFEYQGQKCSAASRAYIPQSLWLEVRETMSENLMEMKMGTVEDFGNFINAVIDEKSFDKIAAYIEDAKSHPDVEIIAGGQYDKSKGYFIEPTVILVKNPHYITMCEEIFGPVLTIYVYKDQEFEETLTLLDQTSPYALTGAFFAQDRQVIAHATNKLRHAAGNFYINDKPTGAVVNQQPFGGGRASGTNDKAGSYLNLIRWTSARTIKENFVPPSDYRYPFLSSEE from the coding sequence ATGCTCAAAGGTTTTTTCTCTGTTCCTGTTCCTCAAAACGAACCTGTTTTATCGTATGCCCCCGGAACCCCTCACAGAGCTGCCCTTAAAAAAGCGCTTAAAGAAGCAAAATCAAAAGAAGCAGATATTCCGATGTATATCAACGGAAAAGAGGTTCGCACCGGTCATCGCATTGCCATCCATCCGCCTCATGAAATTTCACATACCCTCGGTTTCTATCATAAAGGCAATGCAGATCATGTCGGACAAGCCATTCAAGCTGCCTTGAACGCTAAAGAATCGTGGGAAAACCTTCCATGGGAAGACCGTGCCGCTGTTTTTCTGAAAGCAGCCGATTTGCTTGCCGGCCCTTACCGCTACAAAATCAATGCAGCCACCATGTTGGGGCAGTCGAAAAATGCGTTTCAGGCTGAAATTGATTCATCCTGCGAACTGATAGACTTCCTTCGTTTTAATGTCTATTATATGTCGCAGATTTATTCCAATCAACCGGCCTCCTCGCCCGGAGTTTGGAACCGTATGGAATACCGGGCTTTGGAAGGATTTGTGTTGGCAATTACCCCTTTTAACTTTACGGCAATTGCAGGCAACTTGCCTTCATCTGCTGCCCTGATGGGAAATACGGTAGTTTGGAAACCTGCTGAAACTCAAATTTTTTCCGCTCAGGTCATTATGGAAGTTTTCAAAATGGCCGGTTTACCCGATGGTGTCATCAATCTGATATATACCGATGGCCCGACAGTCGGCAATGTAGTTTTTGCACATCCCGATTTTACAGGCATTCACTTTACAGGTTCCACCGGTACGTTTCAGTTTATGTGGAAAACCATAGGACAAAATATTGCAACTTATAAAACCTATCCGCGCATAGTGGGCGAAACCGGCGGAAAAGACTTTGTCATGGCGCATCCTTCAGCAAATGCAGAACAAGTGGCAACGGCTTTGGTGCGAGGTGCTTTTGAATATCAGGGTCAAAAATGCTCGGCAGCATCAAGGGCCTATATTCCTCAAAGCCTTTGGTTGGAAGTCAGGGAAACCATGTCTGAAAATCTGATGGAAATGAAAATGGGAACGGTGGAAGATTTTGGCAACTTTATCAACGCCGTGATTGATGAAAAATCTTTTGACAAAATTGCCGCTTATATTGAAGATGCCAAATCACATCCCGATGTCGAAATCATTGCCGGAGGCCAATATGATAAAAGCAAGGGGTATTTTATTGAGCCAACCGTGATTTTGGTGAAAAACCCGCACTACATCACCATGTGCGAAGAAATATTCGGGCCTGTTTTGACAATTTATGTTTATAAAGATCAGGAATTTGAGGAGACCCTCACCCTGTTAGACCAAACCTCTCCCTATGCCCTTACCGGTGCTTTTTTTGCTCAGGATCGTCAGGTTATTGCCCATGCTACAAACAAACTGCGACATGCCGCCGGAAATTTTTACATCAATGACAAACCAACCGGAGCAGTTGTCAATCAGCAGCCTTTTGGTGGCGGCAGAGCCTCCGGAACCAACGACAAAGCCGGATCTTATCTCAACCTGATTCGATGGACATCCGCCCGAACCATTAAAGAGAACTTTGTCCCGCCATCCGACTATCGCTATCCTTTTTTGAGTAGTGAGGAATAG
- a CDS encoding fibronectin type III domain-containing protein — translation MIKFKVKKDFSDKTDLELIFRTDEVISGLTGNPDYPTPDPTVAALTGFRNDFNNAMVAAANGGTTLTTVKYQKRTVLITALQREANYVEFNGLNSDLIMLSSGFEVYSSVKSPAPASVSPFIEKVTDAALSGSLILQTNSVKYAVVYELRYTEDEYGPTARWNYLVVQTKTKFVVSGLTPGKNYWFQARTISTKGPSEWSDPFIFMPR, via the coding sequence GTGATTAAATTTAAAGTAAAGAAAGATTTCAGTGATAAAACAGACCTGGAATTAATTTTCCGAACAGATGAGGTAATTTCCGGTTTGACCGGCAACCCCGATTACCCGACACCCGACCCCACAGTTGCAGCACTTACCGGATTTCGCAATGACTTTAACAACGCAATGGTAGCCGCTGCTAACGGAGGGACTACCCTGACTACTGTTAAATACCAAAAAAGAACAGTATTAATTACCGCTTTGCAAAGAGAAGCAAACTATGTTGAATTTAACGGATTAAATTCTGATTTAATCATGTTAAGTTCCGGTTTTGAAGTTTACAGCAGCGTTAAATCGCCTGCTCCTGCATCGGTTTCGCCGTTTATTGAAAAAGTAACTGACGCTGCCCTCAGCGGAAGTTTGATTTTGCAAACCAATTCGGTTAAATATGCTGTTGTTTACGAATTGAGATACACCGAAGATGAATACGGACCAACTGCCCGTTGGAACTATTTAGTCGTTCAAACCAAAACCAAGTTTGTAGTATCCGGTCTTACCCCCGGTAAAAACTACTGGTTTCAGGCGCGAACCATCAGCACCAAAGGCCCCAGTGAATGGTCTGACCCATTTATCTTCATGCCCCGATAA
- a CDS encoding FAD-dependent monooxygenase, with the protein MPQQITLSLSPEQAADETAQKAAAAKMLGLPLLKIAEVRLLKRSVDARSRQTKVILKTEVYLTDEPLTPPEVFIASYPKVTNRYRAIIIGAGPAGLFAALRLLELGIRPIVLERGKDVRARRRDLSALNREHIVNPDSNYCFGEGGAGTYSDGKLYTRSDKRGNIRQILETFVAHGANPDILVDAHPHIGTNKLPQIITAIRESICNAGGEVHFNVKVTDFILSGNTIKGVIDQNNTRFESDAVLLATGHSARDIFKLLHRRNILIEAKPFALGVRIEHPQALIDQMQYKCSPQTGRGIYLPPAAYSWVEQVEGVGVYSFCMCPGGIIAPCATENGQIVTNGWSPSRRNNPYANSGIVTEIRFEDVLKYGKSANKTEQFSGVLGLMNFQGDAEHRAWLAGGQTQRAPAQRMIDFINRKLSTTLPVCSYQPGIVSAPLVEVLPPFVEQRLRAALRNFGKRAPLYLTNEAVLVGVESRTSSPVRIPRDSISLQHPQINGLFPCGEGAGYAGGIVSAAIDGIRCAEAIFKKVKQS; encoded by the coding sequence ATGCCTCAACAAATTACCCTATCCCTGAGCCCGGAACAAGCTGCGGATGAAACAGCCCAAAAAGCTGCCGCTGCAAAAATGCTTGGGTTGCCGTTGCTTAAAATCGCTGAAGTGAGGTTATTGAAAAGGTCTGTAGATGCCAGAAGCAGGCAAACCAAGGTGATTTTAAAAACGGAAGTTTATCTGACAGACGAACCCCTTACGCCTCCGGAGGTTTTTATTGCCAGTTATCCAAAAGTTACCAATCGTTACCGGGCTATTATTATCGGAGCAGGACCGGCCGGATTGTTTGCTGCTTTGCGGTTGCTCGAATTAGGTATTCGCCCCATCGTATTGGAACGGGGGAAAGATGTCCGCGCTCGCAGACGTGACCTTTCAGCCCTTAACCGGGAGCATATTGTAAACCCCGATTCAAACTACTGTTTTGGCGAAGGTGGGGCAGGCACTTATTCGGACGGGAAACTCTATACCCGATCTGACAAACGAGGTAATATTCGACAAATTCTGGAAACTTTTGTAGCTCATGGTGCCAATCCCGATATTTTGGTGGATGCTCATCCTCATATTGGCACTAACAAACTTCCTCAAATCATTACTGCCATCCGTGAAAGCATCTGCAACGCAGGGGGCGAAGTACACTTTAATGTCAAAGTAACGGACTTCATACTTTCGGGAAATACCATAAAAGGAGTCATTGACCAAAACAACACCCGGTTTGAATCTGATGCCGTTTTACTGGCAACCGGACATTCGGCTCGTGATATTTTTAAATTGTTGCACCGGCGAAATATATTGATAGAGGCCAAACCTTTTGCGCTTGGGGTGCGTATCGAACACCCGCAGGCGCTGATTGACCAAATGCAGTATAAGTGTTCGCCACAAACCGGCAGAGGTATTTATCTTCCGCCGGCAGCCTATTCGTGGGTTGAACAGGTAGAAGGAGTTGGGGTATATTCATTTTGCATGTGTCCGGGAGGAATCATAGCCCCCTGTGCAACAGAAAATGGTCAGATTGTTACAAATGGATGGTCGCCCTCCCGCCGCAATAATCCTTATGCCAATTCGGGAATTGTTACGGAAATAAGGTTCGAAGATGTTTTGAAATACGGTAAATCGGCAAACAAAACTGAACAATTCAGCGGGGTTTTAGGACTTATGAACTTTCAGGGAGATGCCGAACATCGTGCATGGTTAGCCGGAGGACAAACTCAACGGGCACCGGCTCAAAGAATGATTGATTTTATTAACCGAAAACTCAGCACTACCCTTCCGGTATGTTCTTATCAACCCGGTATTGTGTCGGCACCTTTAGTTGAAGTATTGCCGCCCTTTGTAGAACAAAGGCTCAGGGCTGCCTTGCGTAATTTTGGAAAACGTGCACCGCTTTACCTGACTAACGAAGCAGTTTTAGTTGGCGTTGAGTCCCGCACTTCTTCTCCGGTACGTATTCCACGCGATTCAATCAGTTTACAACATCCGCAAATTAACGGACTGTTTCCCTGTGGTGAGGGGGCAGGATATGCAGGTGGAATCGTTTCGGCGGCTATTGACGGAATCCGCTGCGCAGAAGCCATTTTTAAAAAAGTAAAACAATCGTAA
- a CDS encoding site-specific DNA-methyltransferase, with the protein MTFEEKYLNKIINGDSLTVMREMPDNCLDLVVTSPPYNLKNSTGNGMKDGRGGKWAGAALVNGYSHYDDNMPHEEYAEWQHNCLKEMFRLIKDDGAIFYNHKWRVQDGLLQDRQDILRDLPVRQIIIWKRKGGINFNPGYFLPTYEVIYLIPKNNFKLAPKANAFGDVWEFKQEMKNEHPAPFPVALIDRIISSTTAQTILDPFMGSGTTAVVAMGHKRNYIGIELSPDYCEMAERRIERNKKQSELIGLRPLTLFQDTEQ; encoded by the coding sequence ATGACTTTTGAAGAAAAATACTTAAATAAAATCATTAACGGTGACAGTTTGACTGTTATGCGAGAAATGCCGGACAATTGCTTGGACTTGGTGGTTACTTCACCCCCTTACAACTTGAAAAATTCAACCGGAAACGGTATGAAAGACGGGCGTGGTGGAAAATGGGCAGGTGCAGCATTGGTTAATGGTTACAGTCATTATGACGACAATATGCCACACGAGGAATATGCAGAGTGGCAACATAACTGTTTAAAAGAAATGTTCCGACTAATAAAAGATGACGGAGCAATTTTTTACAACCACAAATGGAGAGTTCAAGACGGTTTACTCCAAGATAGACAAGATATACTCAGAGATTTACCCGTTAGACAAATCATAATTTGGAAACGCAAAGGCGGAATAAACTTTAATCCGGGTTATTTTTTACCGACTTATGAGGTTATATATCTCATACCAAAAAACAATTTCAAACTTGCACCAAAGGCTAACGCATTTGGTGATGTTTGGGAGTTTAAACAAGAAATGAAAAATGAACACCCTGCACCATTTCCGGTTGCACTAATAGACAGGATAATTTCTTCTACGACTGCACAGACAATTTTAGACCCATTTATGGGTAGTGGAACAACTGCTGTTGTTGCTATGGGACACAAAAGAAATTATATCGGAATTGAGTTATCTCCCGACTATTGCGAAATGGCGGAACGGAGAATTGAACGTAATAAAAAACAAAGTGAGTTAATAGGGTTAAGACCCTTAACCTTATTTCAAGATACAGAACAATGA